In the genome of Streptomyces sp. SAI-127, the window CGAACATCGCGCTCGCCGAGTCGGACGGGGTGCTCACGAAGATCAACGCGCCGGGTCCGGAGTTGTCCGCCGCCGAGCAGGAGCTCTTGCTGGAGACCGTGCGCGAGCAGTCGCGCGACGCCTCGTGGATCGCGTGCTGTGGAAGCCTGCCCCGGGGGCTCGCGCCGTCGTGGTACGCCGAGGTGGTCGCACGGGCGCACGCCGGTGGTGCGCGGATCGCGCTGGACACCTCGGGACGCGCGCTCCTTGAGGCGCTGCGCGAACGGCCCGACGTCGTGAAGCCGAACGCCGAGGAGCTCGCGGAGGCCGTCGGGCGCCCCCTCGCCACGGTGGGCGACGCCGTGAAGGCGGCCGAGGAACTGCGGGAGATGGGCGCGCGCGCCGTGCTCGCCAGCCTGGGCGCCGACGGGCAGCTGCTCGTGGACGGCTCGGGCGCCTGGTTCGGCAGCGCGCACGTGGAGGTCGTACGCAGCAATGTCGGCGCCGGCGACTCGTCGCTGGCCGGCTTCCTGATCGCAGGCGGCAGCGGCCCCGAGGCCCTCGCCTCCGCGGTCGCGCACGGGGCGGCGGCCGTCCAGCTGCCCGGCAGCGAGATGCCGACGCCGGACGACCTGGACCCGGCCGCGGTGACGGTCACGGCCGAGGTGCCGATGGACCGCGTGCTGAAGGAGCCGGTGTCGTGACCCGCCCGATGCTTTCCACCACGGTGGTGTTTCTCACCACCCCCGAACCCCCACACCGCTGCACCCCCGTCCCCCTCCCCACCGCCCACCCCACTCCCCGGGCGATACGCGTGCGAAGGAGCCCGCGATGAGCGACATGATCACCGCGGACCTGGTCGATCTCGACCTGTCCGCCGACACCAAGGAAGCCGCGGCGCGTGCCCTCGCCGAGCGCATGGTCGCCCTGGGCCGGGTGACCGACCTGGAGGGCTTCCTCGCCGACGTGGCCGCCCGCGAGGCACAGATGCCCACCGGCCTCGACGGCGGCATCGGCATCCCGCACTGCCGCAGCGAACACGTCACCGAGCCGACGCTCGCCTTCGGGCGCAGCTCGGCCGGCATCGACTTCGGCGCGGCGGACGGTCCCGCCGACCTGATCTTCCTGATCGCCGCACCGGCCGGCGCGGACGACGCCCACCTGACCATCCTGTCCTCGCTCGCGCGCCAGCTCATGAACGCCGAGTTCACGGACGCCCTGCGGTCGGCGGGGAACGCGGAGAGCGCCGCGGCGCTGATCCGCGGGGACGAGGCACCGGCGGAGGCGGCCACCGAGGCCCCCGCGGGTGCCGGTGAAGACTCCGTTGCGGCATCGGCGGCGGCCTCCGCCGATGCCGCAACGGCCACTACGGCAGCCGAGCCGGCGCGGGACACGCGCCCCTTCCGGATCGTCGCCGTCACGTCCTGCCCGACCGGCATCGCCCACACCTACATGGCGGCCGAGTCGCTGGAGAACGCCGGCCGCGAGGCGGGCGTCGAACTCGTCGTCGAGACGCAGGGCTCGGCCGGCTTCACCCGGCTCGACCCGGCGGTCATCGCGGACGCGGACGGCGTGATCTTCGCGCACGACGTCCCCGTACGCGACAAGGACCGCTTCGCCGGCAAGCCCACCGTCGACGTCGGTGTGAAAGCGGGCATCAACCGCCCGGCCGAACTCATCACCGAGGTCCGCGGGAAGGCCGAGCGCGGCGAGGTCAGCGCGGCGGGCCGACCCGGCTCCACGCCGGTCGAGCGGGCCGGCGAGTCCGGCGACAGCTACGGCACCAAGCTCCGCAAGTGGCTGATGACCGGCGTCAGTTACATGGTCCCCTTCGTCGCCGCGGGCGGTCTGCTGATCGCTCTCGGCTTCGCGATCGGCGGCTGGAAGATCGCCGACGCGCCCTCGGTCATGAAGCACTTCTCCTGGACCGAGATCGACAGCTGGGGCGCCCTGCTGTTCCAGATCGGCGGGGTCGCCTTCGGCTTCCTCATCCCGGTCCTCGCCGGATACATCGCGTACGGCATGGCGGACCGCCCCGGTCTCGTCCCCGGCTTCGTCGGCGGAATGATCTCCTCGCAGATCGCCGCCGGCTTCCTGGGCGGCCTGGTCGCCGGTCTGCTGGCGGGTGGTGTGGTCCTCGCGATCCAGCGGATCAAGATCCCACCGGTGCTGCGCGGCATCATGCCGGTGGTGGTGATCCCGCTGATCTCCTCGCTGATCGTCGGCTTCCTGATGTTCGTGGTGGTCGGCAAGCCCATCGCCGAGGCCCAGAAGGGCATGACGGACTGGCTCAACGGCCTCTCCGGCTCCAACGCCATCCTGCTCGGCGTGCTCCTCGGCCTGATGATGTGCTTCGACCTCGGCGGCCCGGTCAACAAGGTCGCGTACGCCTTCGCCACCGCCGGCATCGCCGTGCAGGACCCGAGCGACTCCGCGATGAAGGTCATGGCCGCCGTGATGGCCGCGGGCATGGTCCCGCCGCTGGGCATGGCGCTGGCAACGAACGTCCGCAAGAAGCTCTTCACCCAGACCGAGCGCGAGAACGGCAAGGCGGCCTGGGTCCTGGGCGCCTCCTTCATCTCCGAGGGCGCGATCCCGTTCGCCGCGGCCGACCCGCTGCGCGTCATCCCCGCCTCCATGGCGGGCGGAGCGGTCACCGGCGCCCTGTCGATGGCTTTCGGAGCCACCCTGCGCGCCCCGCACGGCGGCATCTTCGTGGTCCCGCTGATCGGCAGCCCGTTCCTCTACCTGATCGCCATCGCGGCGGGCGTGTGCGTCACGACCGGTCTGGTGGTCGTCCTGAAGAGCATGCGCAAGCCGGCCGCGGGGACAGCGGCCACCGCGGCGACGGAGGCCGCCGGCGCCCCGACGGCCGAGCAGAAGCAGCCGGTCGCCGCGTAACCCCTGCCCCTTTGGGGCGGCTGTGAGTTGTTCACGGCACCTGCGAGATACGTCACGGTCCGGGACCATCGTCCCGGGCCGTGGTGTCTACTGGAACGCATGCCTGAGCATGTGTCCGTCTACCAGTTGCTTGGTATGACCCTTCTCGTCCTGGTGGCCGTCGCCTGGGTGATCGGGCTGGCCGTCATGCTGCGCCGCGGCCGCCGAGAGGCCGCGCTGTGGCGCTCCGGCCATGGCCTGCCCGCCCTGCCCCACCAGCGACAGACCGGCCCCGGCCGCGAGTCCGTCGAGCTGACCCCGGCGGAGGAGGACGCGTTCGCGGGTCTGGTACGACAGCTCAGCGGCGGCCGCTGACCCGGGCGCCGGAGCGGGGCCTACGGGGATTTGTACGTGGGCGCTCGTGCGGGGGCGTGAGCCCTTCAGGAGACCTGAGCCGCGCGCCGCTCCATGGCGTCGCGGGCCGCGTCCTCGGTGACGTACACCTCGCACATGTGCCGCCCGTCGGGCGTCGCCGTGTGCTCGACCTCCCACAGGGAGATCTCCGCGCCGTCGCGCAGCAGGAACGCGTGCTCGTACAGCGAGAAGCCCAGTCCGGCGCGCCCCGCCCGGCTCGGGCGCCCGAACGCCTGCGTGATCTGGTGCGCGAACGCCTCGGTCAGCAGCGCGGCCGTCTCCGGCCCCGGCCGGTCCGCGTTCTCCGCGCGGCGCAGCAGCCGGCGCGCGTGGTCCGCCGAGTCGTCCGGGGCGTATGCGTGCCGCGGTGTCTGCACGGCTGCGAGCTGCACCGTCACCGGCAGCTCGAAGTCCGGGGTGTCCGGCGGTAACGGCAGCCGCGCGGTCGCCGCACGCACCTCCTCCTCGTCGACGTACACCTCGTGCTGCGGAACGCTGTCCCGCGCGGTGTTGTGGACGAGCTCCCACAGAGTGAGCGCCGAACCGTCGGCGAGCAGCCACGTGTGCCGGTACGTCTCACGGTGCAGCCCCGCGCTGTGGTGCGCGGAGTGCAGCGAACTGTCGTGCGCCAGCGCGCAGTCCAGTCGCCGAATCGTCTCGTCGGGCAGCTCGAAGGAGTTCAGGGCACGACCCAGGAGCCGCGCGAGGTGCTCCTCCGGAGACTCGGGCGACTCGGGTTGTTCGTACGCTGCCGTCTCGTACGGAACGCTCAAGGTTTCTCCCGGCGTTGCTGCATGTCACCTTGTGGGTGCATACCGTAGCCCCTCGGTCGGACATCATGTCCGGGAACCGAGAAAACGTACGCCCGGAAAACGCCCGGGCCGCGCGGGAAGTTCCCACGCGGCCCGAAGATCCGTCAAAAAGCCCCGGTCAGAAGGGCTTTGCCATGATCAGGAGGTGCTGACGGCGCTCCCCGCGACCCACTCGTTCCACGACAGGTTCCAGCCGTTCAGCCCGTTGTCGGGCGCCACCGTCTTG includes:
- the pfkB gene encoding 1-phosphofructokinase encodes the protein MILTVTPNPSLDRTYEVPSLERGEVIRATGERMDPGGKGVNVSRAVTAAGQRTVAVLPLGGAPGALVADLLDAQGIEVAPVPVAGATRSNIALAESDGVLTKINAPGPELSAAEQELLLETVREQSRDASWIACCGSLPRGLAPSWYAEVVARAHAGGARIALDTSGRALLEALRERPDVVKPNAEELAEAVGRPLATVGDAVKAAEELREMGARAVLASLGADGQLLVDGSGAWFGSAHVEVVRSNVGAGDSSLAGFLIAGGSGPEALASAVAHGAAAVQLPGSEMPTPDDLDPAAVTVTAEVPMDRVLKEPVS
- a CDS encoding fructose-specific PTS transporter subunit EIIC; translated protein: MSDMITADLVDLDLSADTKEAAARALAERMVALGRVTDLEGFLADVAAREAQMPTGLDGGIGIPHCRSEHVTEPTLAFGRSSAGIDFGAADGPADLIFLIAAPAGADDAHLTILSSLARQLMNAEFTDALRSAGNAESAAALIRGDEAPAEAATEAPAGAGEDSVAASAAASADAATATTAAEPARDTRPFRIVAVTSCPTGIAHTYMAAESLENAGREAGVELVVETQGSAGFTRLDPAVIADADGVIFAHDVPVRDKDRFAGKPTVDVGVKAGINRPAELITEVRGKAERGEVSAAGRPGSTPVERAGESGDSYGTKLRKWLMTGVSYMVPFVAAGGLLIALGFAIGGWKIADAPSVMKHFSWTEIDSWGALLFQIGGVAFGFLIPVLAGYIAYGMADRPGLVPGFVGGMISSQIAAGFLGGLVAGLLAGGVVLAIQRIKIPPVLRGIMPVVVIPLISSLIVGFLMFVVVGKPIAEAQKGMTDWLNGLSGSNAILLGVLLGLMMCFDLGGPVNKVAYAFATAGIAVQDPSDSAMKVMAAVMAAGMVPPLGMALATNVRKKLFTQTERENGKAAWVLGASFISEGAIPFAAADPLRVIPASMAGGAVTGALSMAFGATLRAPHGGIFVVPLIGSPFLYLIAIAAGVCVTTGLVVVLKSMRKPAAGTAATAATEAAGAPTAEQKQPVAA
- a CDS encoding DUF6227 family protein; this encodes MSVPYETAAYEQPESPESPEEHLARLLGRALNSFELPDETIRRLDCALAHDSSLHSAHHSAGLHRETYRHTWLLADGSALTLWELVHNTARDSVPQHEVYVDEEEVRAATARLPLPPDTPDFELPVTVQLAAVQTPRHAYAPDDSADHARRLLRRAENADRPGPETAALLTEAFAHQITQAFGRPSRAGRAGLGFSLYEHAFLLRDGAEISLWEVEHTATPDGRHMCEVYVTEDAARDAMERRAAQVS